A region of the Salvia splendens isolate huo1 chromosome 11, SspV2, whole genome shotgun sequence genome:
GACTTCTTCCCCTTCTTCGAAGAGccagatgatgatgatgtagCAGAAGCTGCATTGATCTCCGAATCTAACCACAGGTGTGCTAGCACATGGCAAATTCCTCTTTCGACTTTTGGACTAAGATTTGGGTAACCTGAAACAGGACTTAGTTGATAAGTTGGTAGGCATGTACTGCTGCAACAGAAATGTTTAATCCAAAATGGTGAACTTAGTGAACATTAACCTTTTAGACGGAGCCACGCATGCATCATTTCATGAGCCAGGATCAACCCAGTCAGTAACCTACACTAGGCCAAGGTTAATTATGGTGAGGATCCAAAGGCAGAAGATTAGCTATACCTCATATAGCAAATAAGTGACTCTACCTAGGCAGACCATACAGAATGAGGATCGCTGTTACTTCACATTTCCGAACGAGTGTGTAAGGCTCAGGAGACATGTCTGTTATCCGATATCCTCCTATTTTGGGTCGCCTCAGTATCTGGGAATTGAAGGGTGGAAAgttaagaaagaaaatattctAACAACGTTATTCAGCTGATTTTTAATTCATATTGAATATTTGTCCGTACTGTGTTAACAGTTTGCTCTTCCGATAGGCAAAGGCCTATAGTTGCCTGGTGGTTATGACCCTGGACACAGAACAAATATTACTAGATCAGCCCCTTTGCCGAGGTTACCTTTAGGAAAACTAAAATACTTTAACAGAATAGAGTCTACAGTTTCCTCTCCTTCGGTGGATTCATTTAGTGCTTGTCTCTCGACCAAGAGTACCGTCACTTGCTGCTCTACCTTCATCATTAAACTTTCGTAAAATTCTTGAATTTCAAGGTAAAGCGGTTGGCACTCGTGTGTATCCATTATTGATGAGTCTAGACACTCTAGACACAGCTTCCTCACATCATCAAGAATTAGATATATATACTGGCTGCACTACCGGAAAACCATTAAACAggttaaaaaatattaagacatactccctctgtcccaacttAGTTGGAGATTGTTTTTAGCATGACgaatattaagaaattgtgttaaatgaaataaataaagataaataaaatcaaagagagaataaagtatgagagatatgaaagtaaaatatgagagagaaagtAATAGTGATTATATGTTCTGTGCCAGAAAGGGAAATGCTCAACTAAGTTG
Encoded here:
- the LOC121755425 gene encoding protein DA1-related 1-like isoform X2; translated protein: MQSDSLSTELILSGSRSTALHTNMMKHPVVVAVKEWSQYIYLILDDVRKLCLECLDSSIMDTHECQPLYLEIQEFYESLMMKVEQQVTVLLVERQALNESTEGEETGHNHQATIGLCLSEEQTVNTILRRPKIGGYRITDMSPEPYTLVRKCEVTAILILYGLPRLLTGLILAHEMMHAWLRLKGYPNLSPKVERGICHVLAHLWLDSEINAASATSSSSGSSKKGKKSEFEKKLCEWLIQRIESDTSAVYGDGFREGNKAVLKYGLRRTLDHIRLKGSFPC
- the LOC121755425 gene encoding protein DA1-related 1-like isoform X1 gives rise to the protein MGVFWHPECFRCHACDLPISDYEFSINDNRPFHKSCYKDLHHPKCEVCKNFIPTNAVGLIEYRAHPFWKQKYCPSHEHDETPRCCSCERMEVEQQVTVLLVERQALNESTEGEETGHNHQATIGLCLSEEQTVNTILRRPKIGGYRITDMSPEPYTLVRKCEVTAILILYGLPRLLTGLILAHEMMHAWLRLKGYPNLSPKVERGICHVLAHLWLDSEINAASATSSSSGSSKKGKKSEFEKKLCEWLIQRIESDTSAVYGDGFREGNKAVLKYGLRRTLDHIRLKGSFPC